In Sphingobacterium thalpophilum, a genomic segment contains:
- a CDS encoding MBL fold metallo-hydrolase yields MKYCAIASGSNGNCYYVAKDDSAILIDAGINSKHMHLRMYNLGILPTQIKAIFITHEHSDHIRGLSVFAKKYNLPVYITKGSYDGTRLHLPSHLVHIISPNQVVEIGGLKVYGIPKYHDAKEPCSFLVSDGTYNIGVLTDIGRPCESVQHVIQHSDVLLLESNYDEEMLRTGRYSYFLKNRISSGWGHLSNRVAVELFNAYKTDRLKHLILTHLSGENNTVDLVQQTFEPHCERIQLHVATRYQETELFDLKLVLENHVASFSILSALSS; encoded by the coding sequence ATGAAATATTGTGCAATCGCCTCCGGAAGTAATGGGAACTGTTATTATGTCGCTAAAGATGATTCTGCTATCCTGATAGATGCTGGAATCAACAGCAAGCATATGCACCTGCGGATGTACAACCTGGGTATTTTACCGACTCAGATCAAAGCAATTTTCATTACCCATGAACATTCTGATCATATTAGGGGCCTATCTGTATTTGCCAAAAAATATAATTTACCGGTTTATATTACCAAGGGGAGTTACGATGGTACCCGTTTGCATCTTCCATCCCATTTGGTCCATATCATTTCTCCTAATCAGGTTGTTGAAATTGGAGGGCTTAAGGTGTATGGTATTCCCAAATATCACGATGCCAAAGAACCCTGCAGCTTTCTTGTCTCAGATGGAACATACAATATCGGTGTCCTGACAGATATTGGACGACCTTGCGAAAGTGTGCAGCATGTTATTCAACATTCGGATGTTTTGCTCCTGGAATCAAATTATGACGAGGAGATGTTGCGTACAGGACGCTATTCGTATTTCCTGAAAAATCGGATCAGCAGTGGTTGGGGACACTTGTCAAATCGTGTTGCCGTCGAGCTGTTTAACGCCTATAAAACCGACCGTCTTAAACATCTTATCCTCACTCACCTCTCCGGAGAAAATAATACAGTCGATCTGGTACAGCAAACTTTCGAACCACATTGCGAACGTATCCAGCTGCATGTCGCGACACGTTACCAGGAAACAGAATTATTCGACCTGAAACTTGTGCTGGAAAACCATGTGGCATCTTTTTCAATCCTTTCCGCACTCTCTTCCTAA
- a CDS encoding DUF4198 domain-containing protein, which translates to MKILISFFTFLTVLLCSHTSHAHALWIESSSYGTLNQSHEVKVDYGEFATNERDQVDKWYSDVKDFSLMLHAPGQEPVKLQLTNQGDHFSGSFQPTAAGTYFLSIVKAPKDLGGKTKYEFSSLVPVIVGKSATLDYKNVKSPLQIELLGAANAKKGQRIQAKITSFGKVVPQAKVSVFSTTGWGKEFVADEHGILTFDAIWAGPYVLEASTFAETAGEHEGKAYASTWQGSTTFITVK; encoded by the coding sequence ATGAAAATTTTAATTTCATTTTTCACATTCCTTACGGTATTACTGTGTAGTCATACTAGTCATGCCCATGCCCTTTGGATTGAATCATCTTCTTATGGAACGTTAAACCAATCCCATGAAGTCAAGGTAGATTACGGCGAGTTTGCAACGAATGAAAGAGATCAGGTCGACAAATGGTACTCCGACGTGAAGGACTTCTCATTAATGTTGCATGCCCCGGGACAGGAACCCGTCAAGCTTCAATTGACGAATCAAGGCGATCACTTTAGCGGTTCATTCCAACCTACAGCAGCCGGAACCTATTTCCTATCCATTGTTAAAGCACCTAAAGATCTAGGCGGTAAAACGAAATATGAATTTTCTTCCTTAGTGCCTGTTATCGTAGGAAAGTCTGCAACACTCGATTATAAAAATGTAAAAAGCCCATTGCAAATTGAGTTGCTTGGTGCGGCTAACGCAAAAAAGGGGCAACGTATACAAGCAAAGATCACCAGCTTCGGCAAAGTTGTGCCTCAGGCCAAAGTTTCTGTTTTTTCGACTACCGGTTGGGGAAAAGAGTTTGTTGCGGACGAGCATGGCATCCTGACATTTGACGCAATATGGGCTGGTCCATACGTCTTGGAAGCAAGTACGTTTGCTGAAACTGCAGGTGAACATGAAGGGAAAGCCTATGCTTCGACATGGCAGGGAAGTACGACTTTCATTACTGTCAAATAA
- a CDS encoding TonB-dependent siderophore receptor, producing the protein MNKTLSFLAIPMISSVFSVAQAQTNKIIEGILINEKSEPITGATVKLTNTGVTTSTDSEGHFAFHKLSSKTYHIEIKAIGYGKHTMEVNVTDETANLGPIILKDQSQAIDEVAVYGKYYEHYKFDSISGSLRLKTPILELPQNIQVISSDLMADQQVFDIVDGITRNVSGATRQGHWDNQYANIRMRGSKIPAFRNGMNIEASWGPTAEDASMIERIEFVKGPAGFMLANGEPGGFYNVVTKKPTGNTKGSVTLNTGSFSTYRAAVDLDGKLRKDGKLLYRLNVAGQQKDFFTKYNYSNRLVIAPVVTYKVDSLASLTFEYTYQGSSYLANGNYTFSPKGFADPGIANDFFYADPSMEPGKLKDHSAYIYLDRKLNENWKLHAQMAYFNFDMKATSTWLNYMKANGDMPRYYSIADEHGENSFGQVSLNGEEYTGSVRHRILIGADYGNKKFWGDFRTILDSIPSAPLNVYDPKYGIPGSVFPTLDRSQSVKVRAGGSNYVTSTNYMSFYAHDELAFLEEKLRLSLGLRYTINETIGKTSVADRTDKAFTPRVGLSYSIDKSMSVYGLFDQSFVPVAGTDWEGNAFKPIRGNDLEAGVKKEWMGGKWISTLSAYTIARKNALVADPDPSHVVNGVSFQTQLGETRSKGIEFDVTGEIIKGLNVNANYALTDSKISKDTKEENIGNISPNTAKHTANAFVSYRIQDGKVRGLGFMGSVQGMFDRAVGTTKESNFKNYLRTDAGISYQKGKYAISVVINNVLDNRKLLTAGSISKASAAVQKLGGVDYYSYIVEARRNFRMGVTYKF; encoded by the coding sequence ATGAATAAAACTTTATCCTTTTTGGCTATTCCTATGATTAGTTCGGTCTTTTCTGTTGCACAAGCACAGACGAACAAAATCATTGAAGGAATTCTTATCAATGAAAAATCCGAACCTATCACAGGAGCGACAGTAAAATTAACTAATACAGGTGTGACCACCAGCACAGATAGTGAGGGGCATTTCGCTTTTCATAAGCTTTCATCCAAAACCTACCATATCGAGATTAAAGCGATCGGTTACGGTAAGCATACGATGGAAGTGAACGTAACAGATGAGACGGCAAACCTTGGTCCCATTATCTTAAAGGACCAATCGCAAGCTATTGACGAAGTTGCGGTTTATGGTAAATACTATGAGCATTATAAGTTTGACAGTATCTCCGGATCGTTACGCCTTAAAACACCAATCCTAGAGCTGCCTCAAAATATACAGGTTATTTCTTCCGATTTAATGGCAGATCAACAGGTTTTCGACATTGTTGATGGTATTACGCGTAATGTTAGTGGCGCAACACGTCAGGGCCATTGGGACAACCAATATGCCAATATCCGTATGCGTGGCTCTAAGATCCCTGCATTCCGTAATGGGATGAACATTGAAGCTTCTTGGGGGCCTACAGCCGAAGATGCAAGTATGATCGAACGGATCGAATTTGTAAAAGGACCAGCCGGTTTTATGCTTGCCAATGGCGAACCTGGCGGCTTTTATAATGTGGTAACAAAAAAACCTACCGGTAATACCAAGGGGTCTGTTACCCTGAATACAGGGAGCTTCAGTACCTATCGCGCTGCCGTTGACTTGGATGGTAAATTGCGCAAAGATGGCAAACTGCTTTACCGTCTGAATGTGGCCGGACAACAAAAAGATTTTTTTACAAAATATAATTACAGTAACCGGCTTGTTATAGCGCCAGTGGTTACCTATAAAGTAGATTCTTTGGCGAGTTTAACATTTGAATATACCTACCAAGGATCTTCGTACCTGGCAAATGGTAATTATACTTTTTCACCAAAAGGTTTTGCCGATCCAGGTATTGCCAATGATTTCTTCTATGCAGATCCTTCCATGGAACCTGGTAAGCTAAAAGACCATAGTGCCTATATTTACCTGGATCGCAAACTAAACGAAAACTGGAAATTGCATGCACAGATGGCCTATTTCAATTTTGATATGAAAGCCACCAGTACATGGCTGAATTACATGAAAGCCAATGGCGATATGCCACGTTATTACAGTATTGCCGACGAACATGGTGAAAATAGTTTTGGTCAGGTTTCCTTAAATGGAGAGGAATATACTGGAAGCGTTCGTCATCGGATTTTAATCGGTGCGGATTATGGTAATAAGAAGTTTTGGGGCGATTTCAGAACGATTTTAGATTCGATTCCTTCAGCGCCGCTCAACGTCTATGATCCTAAATACGGTATTCCAGGCAGTGTATTCCCTACGCTGGATCGTTCGCAGAGTGTAAAGGTCCGTGCGGGCGGTAGCAACTACGTGACTTCAACAAACTATATGTCATTCTACGCGCACGATGAATTGGCGTTCCTGGAAGAGAAATTGCGTTTATCGCTTGGCTTACGCTATACAATTAATGAGACCATAGGAAAAACGTCTGTAGCTGACAGAACCGATAAAGCATTTACGCCGAGGGTAGGGTTGAGCTATTCGATCGATAAATCCATGAGTGTATATGGCTTGTTTGATCAATCTTTTGTTCCTGTCGCTGGTACCGACTGGGAAGGTAATGCTTTCAAACCAATACGCGGAAATGATTTAGAAGCAGGTGTTAAGAAAGAGTGGATGGGTGGAAAATGGATCTCCACGTTAAGTGCCTACACTATTGCCCGTAAAAATGCGCTGGTAGCTGACCCCGATCCGAGTCACGTCGTTAATGGTGTGTCATTCCAGACCCAATTGGGAGAAACCAGAAGCAAGGGTATCGAATTTGATGTCACCGGTGAAATTATTAAGGGGCTGAATGTGAATGCAAATTATGCCTTGACAGATTCGAAGATCTCCAAAGATACCAAAGAAGAAAATATAGGTAATATCTCACCGAATACGGCCAAACATACAGCCAATGCATTTGTATCCTATCGTATTCAGGATGGGAAAGTGCGTGGACTTGGCTTTATGGGAAGTGTTCAGGGAATGTTTGACCGTGCAGTTGGGACAACAAAAGAAAGTAATTTCAAGAATTATCTGCGTACCGATGCAGGCATCAGCTATCAAAAAGGGAAGTATGCCATTTCGGTCGTAATCAATAATGTGTTGGACAACCGCAAATTGCTGACTGCTGGATCAATCTCCAAAGCAAGTGCGGCCGTTCAGAAGCTCGGTGGTGTGGATTATTATTCCTATATCGTCGAAGCCAGACGTAACTTCCGCATGGGAGTGACCTATAAATTTTAA
- a CDS encoding PepSY-associated TM helix domain-containing protein — translation MNNRNYNIYFNTHTISGIIICAILYVIFFAGSFAFFRNEIAAWQNNTSYKTYREDHKNVDHLLDSLKGQTNLHGRDITFYMHREGTSAYVGLSASNDSLLNKENLAKVTPEQKAAKKKGRRRGGDDDSKNFTYNFANKKSGDYTQNYDMGEFLFRLHFMAQLNQVPIRVGIAPFGYLIAGITAFIFLFALITGLLLHWDKIVSNFFVFRPFSKWKTVWTDMHTALGVIGFPFQFIFAVTGTFLIINSVLALPLSKLLYEGDQQKMYQEMGVSAETDFPYTYKPLKADIKIAPFLDLAKYKWPESDFQRITIKNYADSNMHVVMELEPHFNKSFAGSGLLSVRAADNKVVAEKSPVSDPTYADGVRSLLYRLHYGDYGGYPLKMVYFILGVMGCLVIISGILIWLVARDKNNVIPRKRKFNFWAANIFTAICLTMLPVTALTFIAIKLSPEVNQDFIYRVYFYSWLAFSMYYIIRKSIRRTNRETLLVGSVLAFFIPLVNGFITGNWIWDTFRNGQRDIFVVDFLWLMIGIIGIIAHNKTKKFFETIR, via the coding sequence ATGAATAACCGAAATTATAATATCTATTTCAATACGCATACCATTAGTGGCATTATTATTTGCGCTATCCTTTATGTGATATTTTTTGCGGGATCATTTGCGTTTTTTAGGAATGAAATTGCTGCCTGGCAGAATAATACGTCGTATAAGACTTATCGCGAAGATCATAAAAACGTTGATCATTTGCTCGACTCACTCAAAGGACAAACAAATTTGCATGGACGCGATATTACCTTTTATATGCACCGGGAAGGGACCTCCGCTTATGTTGGGCTCAGTGCATCCAATGACAGTCTCTTAAATAAAGAAAATCTAGCGAAGGTAACGCCAGAACAGAAAGCAGCAAAAAAGAAGGGGCGCAGAAGAGGTGGAGATGATGATTCAAAGAACTTTACCTACAATTTTGCAAATAAGAAGTCAGGTGATTATACACAGAATTACGATATGGGCGAATTTCTTTTCCGCTTGCACTTCATGGCTCAGCTCAATCAGGTACCCATTAGGGTAGGTATAGCGCCCTTTGGTTATCTTATTGCTGGAATTACCGCTTTTATTTTCTTATTTGCTCTTATTACAGGATTATTGCTGCATTGGGACAAGATCGTCTCAAATTTCTTCGTGTTCAGACCTTTCAGTAAATGGAAAACGGTATGGACCGATATGCATACGGCATTGGGTGTTATCGGTTTTCCGTTTCAGTTTATCTTTGCGGTAACTGGTACGTTTTTGATCATTAACTCTGTCCTGGCTTTGCCGCTGAGCAAGTTGTTGTATGAGGGTGATCAACAAAAAATGTATCAGGAGATGGGGGTTAGTGCCGAGACCGATTTTCCTTATACCTACAAACCTTTAAAGGCAGACATTAAGATCGCTCCATTTTTGGATCTGGCCAAATATAAATGGCCTGAATCCGATTTTCAGCGCATTACGATCAAAAACTATGCAGATTCCAATATGCATGTTGTCATGGAGCTGGAGCCACATTTTAACAAGAGCTTTGCTGGGTCGGGTCTATTGTCTGTGCGAGCAGCCGACAATAAAGTGGTTGCCGAGAAATCTCCTGTCAGTGATCCCACCTATGCCGATGGCGTCCGGAGTCTTTTATACCGTCTGCATTATGGTGATTATGGCGGCTATCCCCTTAAAATGGTATATTTTATTTTGGGGGTCATGGGCTGTCTGGTCATTATTTCGGGTATATTAATCTGGTTGGTAGCACGTGACAAAAACAACGTCATTCCACGAAAGCGGAAATTTAATTTCTGGGCGGCCAATATCTTCACGGCAATATGTCTGACCATGCTGCCTGTCACGGCATTGACTTTTATTGCTATTAAATTGAGTCCAGAGGTTAACCAGGATTTTATTTATCGTGTGTATTTCTATAGTTGGCTCGCATTTTCAATGTATTATATTATTCGGAAAAGCATCCGACGCACTAATCGCGAAACCTTGCTGGTTGGCAGTGTATTGGCATTTTTTATTCCACTTGTCAATGGATTTATAACTGGTAACTGGATCTGGGATACATTTCGCAATGGACAGCGTGATATTTTTGTCGTCGACTTTCTATGGCTTATGATCGGTATCATCGGTATAATCGCCCATAATAAGACCAAAAAATTCTTTGAGACTATTCGTTAA